In Haliotis asinina isolate JCU_RB_2024 chromosome 16, JCU_Hal_asi_v2, whole genome shotgun sequence, the following are encoded in one genomic region:
- the LOC137268920 gene encoding chloride intracellular channel protein 1-like, whose translation MSAKKVSLPSNHVELYVKSGWDGQSNGACPFCQRFYMILDLKEQEGTLTYKVITVNPARPTADVKSYAHKLPVLKHGDEVIMDSDEMVQYIDDNFPYPDLRYTNRKAHTVCLDVFSKFNFFIKNVSHTSEPLLKELHQIDSFMKSAGTKFLCGDELTHLDCLMLPKLHHARVASEAFKDFQIPSNMTGLLHLMRNAYSNETFRKTCPSDQEIVHHWSTKRETTPLPKSKQRFYMLEGTPVYSMDVGQANGQVF comes from the coding sequence ATGAGTGCGAAGAAAGTGTCCCTTCCATCCAATCACGTGGAACTCTATGTCAAATCAGGCTGGGATGGGCAGAGCAATGGTGCCTGTCCATTTTGCCAACGTTTCTACATGATCCTTGACCTTAAAGAGCAAGAAGGGACCTTGACATACAAGGTCATCACTGTGAATCCAGCACGACCAACTGCTGATGTTAAGAGCTATGCTCACAAGCTCCCTGTCCTCAAACATGGAGATGAGGTGATCATGGATTCGGATGAAATGGTCCAGTACATCGATGACAACTTCCCTTATCCAGATTTGCGCTACACAAACAGAAAGGCCCATACTGTCTGCCTGGATGTTTTCTCTaagttcaacttctttatcaaGAATGTCAGTCATACATCGGAACCTCTTCTTAAGGAGCTTCACCAAATCGACAGTTTCATGAAGTCCGCTGGTACTAAATTTTTGTGTGGTGATGAACTTACTCATTTGGATTGTCTAATGCTACCAAAGCTCCATCATGCACGAGTTGCATCAGAAGCCTTCAAAGATTTTCAGATCCCATCAAATATGACAGGATTGTTGCATTTGATGAGGAATGCCTACTCCAATGAAACGTTCCGCAAGACATGCCCCTCCGATCAGGAAATTGTGCACCATTGGAGTACCAAAAGGGAAACAACCCCTCTTCCTAAGTCTAAGCAGCGATTCTACATGTTAGAAGGAACCCCTGTATACTCTATGGATGTCGGGCAGGCCAATGGGCAAGTGTTTTAG